The Paenibacillus yonginensis genome segment CTGTTCATGTTTGTCATCCCTTTCCTGCCTAGCTTTCTGGGGTTGTCATTTGTTTCCTTGTTTCCTTGTTTCCTTATCTATCTTTCTTTATCTTACTTTGTTCATTACCATTCTTTACCCGTTTTATTATAGCCTCTCTCTTGTATCCAGTATTAAAGTTCAGGTAACAATCCAGAGACAATCCTGCCATTTCCTCCTCTCCCCCAAAAATAGTAAAACCGCATTCCATCAGGAATGCGGTCCGAAGTCTATGACATTTTTTTATATCAGGTTTCGATCTGTAACCATCCCGCCCAAGCCTCCGGCCTTACCACAGGCTCGCTACCCCAGTCTTCCATATCCAAGCGCGTTCAAATGCTCGGCGATCGTACGATATCCTCTTCCGTTCGGATGCAGATGATCCAGGAACAACAGCTCCCTCTCCCGGCCCACGAAATCCGGATAAATGTTGGCGAGCCCGTACACTTGATTGGTATACTGACCCGCATAACGGTTAAACTGCAGAACCCAGTCCGTTGCCTCCCCAATCTGAGGATAAGGATTATATAAACCTACAGCCCTAATGATATAAGGCTTCCGGGAGCCTGATTTCAACCGGTACACCTGTCCAACAACATTGGAGAAATGCTGCTTGCACTCCTCAAGAGCGCTGCGCAGAATCCGAGATGAGTTCGAAGGCTGGCTTTGTGCCGCTTTTGCCGCCCGAATCAAATCGTTGCCTCCTATGGAAATGGTGATGATATCGGCTTCGCGCAGCGACTGCCGGTAAGCCGAATACCGCTCCACCCTCCGGTCCAGCTCCGAGCTGATCAGCCCGTTGACCCCCAGATTGGAATAAGCAACAAATCCGCGAAGCTTCACTTCCGCCATCCGGCGGTAGACGGGCACAAAGCCGTTCCCGGGCAGCGCGCCAAAGCCGGTCGTGAGCGAATCGCCGATTGCCGTGTATTGATAACTCATGTATCTCCCTCCAGCATCTGTCAGCTAAACTCTCTATCTAACATATGAAGACTCGGGAGAAGCGGCAACCGGAGATCTGTCCCCAAGGGATAAAAGGCTAGTATAAAGAAAAACGGCCCGCCATGGCGGACCGCTCATCGAAGACAGCTCACAAGATAACCGATAACGGAATCGGCTTCAAGCAGGCTGCGGTTATTCAGCAAATCCTTATTTCATTGCATATTGGACAGTCAGCGTCGTTTTCACTGTCAGCTCGCCGGTTTCGATCGACGTGCTGGCAGCACTGTCGGCGGCAGCATGCGCAATCAATGCTTCCCCTTGTTTAACAATCGGCGTATAGCCGCCATCGTTCTGAACCACGTTCACTACAACGCCCAGGCCTCGTCCGGACGCTTTCGCGATAATGCCCGCTTTAACCCCGGCATCCGCCATAGCTTTAGTAATGACTTGCTCCTGATATTGATCCGGATTATCGACGGTAAAAGTTACGTTATCGATCCGGTTGGCACCGGCATTTGAGGCTGCATCCAGCAGCTGTCCGATCTTATCAAGGTCTTGATATTTGACGCGGAGGGTGTGATAAGCCGTATACCCGGTAACTTTTTGGCCTTCTTTGTCATTATACGTGTAGTTCGGCTGCACATAGAACTGGCTCGTCTGAATGTTGGCTGTGCTGATCTTCCAGGTATCTTTCAGCAGCGAAGTCAGCTTTTGCAGGCTGGCCGCATTTTTCGCTTGGGCTTCTTTGGCTGTTGCCGCCGAGGTCTCCACGCCCAAAGATAAATAAGCCACATCCGGTTTAACAGACACTTCACCGCTGCCAGTCACCGTAATCGTATTCTGAGTTTCGCTGTCTGCCGCATAAACCTCAGCCCCCGGCTGGAGAAGTGAAACCGCT includes the following:
- a CDS encoding SGNH/GDSL hydrolase family protein is translated as MSYQYTAIGDSLTTGFGALPGNGFVPVYRRMAEVKLRGFVAYSNLGVNGLISSELDRRVERYSAYRQSLREADIITISIGGNDLIRAAKAAQSQPSNSSRILRSALEECKQHFSNVVGQVYRLKSGSRKPYIIRAVGLYNPYPQIGEATDWVLQFNRYAGQYTNQVYGLANIYPDFVGRERELLFLDHLHPNGRGYRTIAEHLNALGYGRLG
- a CDS encoding SIMPL domain-containing protein — encoded protein: MNIWAKRLGAMMLAGGLIAGGSAAVSLLQPGAEVYAADSETQNTITVTGSGEVSVKPDVAYLSLGVETSAATAKEAQAKNAASLQKLTSLLKDTWKISTANIQTSQFYVQPNYTYNDKEGQKVTGYTAYHTLRVKYQDLDKIGQLLDAASNAGANRIDNVTFTVDNPDQYQEQVITKAMADAGVKAGIIAKASGRGLGVVVNVVQNDGGYTPIVKQGEALIAHAAADSAASTSIETGELTVKTTLTVQYAMK